The following are from one region of the Nicotiana tomentosiformis chromosome 7, ASM39032v3, whole genome shotgun sequence genome:
- the LOC104092565 gene encoding dirigent protein 22-like yields MASNSIKISLILLLTTFICTEAELGQLKETRMTVYFQDWSGGPNATVLQITGHQNGPLSFAKFGSVFVTDDPITEAFDKNSAEIARAQGIYVTSALDGTISHVLISIIFTIEEYKGSTLEIQGASPQFERVREVAVVGGTGKFRLARGYATFETIHFDLAVHYVVIQCNVTVLHY; encoded by the coding sequence ATGGCATCAAATTCAATCAAGATCTCCCTTATTTTACTTTTAACCACATTCATATGCACAGAAGCTGAACTCGGCCAACTTAAAGAAACAAGAATGACAGTCTACTTTCAAGATTGGTCTGGTGGGCCAAATGCCACTGTGCTTCAAATAACAGGTCACCAAAATGGTCCTCTGAGTTTTGCTAAATTCGGTTCTGTGTTCGTCACTGATGATCCTATAACAGAAGCGTTTGATAAGAACTCGGCTGAAATTGCTAGAGCTCAAGGTATATATGTTACCTCTGCATTGGATGGAACTATTTCTCATGTGCTAATATCAATCATCTTCACCATTGAAGAATATAAAGGCAGCACTTTGGAAATACAAGGCGCTAGTCCTCAGTTTGAGAGAGTAAGAGAAGTGGCTGTGGTTGGTGGTACTGGAAAATTTAGACTTGCTCGCGGATATGCAACTTTTGAGACTATTCACTTCGATTTGGCTGTTCATTACGTCGTTATTCAGTGTAATGTTACAGTTTTACATTATTGA